The following are encoded together in the Cyanobacterium aponinum PCC 10605 genome:
- a CDS encoding DUF565 domain-containing protein translates to MQETRLNLLIGNFTNQIKSFLNNPWRKLSFVIIGFLSGYITSDLLSTSLAQAGKWDVPMATTYLIFTEITSMIVYGGSKNRNKIMWADLLNSFKIGLAFGLYLSAMTLAS, encoded by the coding sequence ATGCAGGAAACGAGATTAAACTTACTCATTGGCAATTTTACGAATCAAATAAAAAGTTTTTTAAATAACCCTTGGCGAAAACTATCATTTGTTATTATAGGTTTTTTATCAGGGTATATTACTTCTGACCTTCTTTCCACAAGTTTAGCTCAAGCAGGAAAATGGGATGTGCCAATGGCAACCACTTATCTAATTTTTACAGAGATTACCAGTATGATCGTTTATGGAGGTAGTAAAAACAGAAATAAAATAATGTGGGCGGATTTACTAAACTCTTTTAAAATAGGTCTTGCTTTTGGTTTATATTTAAGTGCGATGACTCTTGCTTCTTAA
- a CDS encoding lipid-A-disaccharide synthase-related protein has translation MLSDKNCSQKKILLISNGHGEDLNSSLIGEKLKILNPHFQVDSFPIVGEGKSYLNKNIPIVAPLQQMPSGGIFYLNPINFIKDLTSGLITLTIQQIVTINRIKNNYDFCVAVGDVVPLFFAYLTGKKFVSFLVANSSYYENHLKLPFLTKLILNSNRCLKIFTKDEFTRDDLKKQGFKNVICEGYPIMDTLVSSKNNLPINPQLPMIALLPGSRFPEALNNLILELKVCEILVKKYGGKWQFYTALVSTIKENDLRDLALQIDWKYSQGILKKEINGTEINIHLYYDAFADILLQCNLVIGMAGTAVEQAVGLGKPVVQIPGEGPQFTYRFAEAQMRLLGLNVITVEDNKDIEKKCEQGADKIKEILQNSNFLEKCVKNGKERIGDRGASLKMAHHIEQLVSVN, from the coding sequence ATGCTTTCTGATAAAAACTGTTCACAAAAAAAAATTTTATTAATCAGTAATGGTCATGGAGAGGATTTAAACTCTAGTTTAATAGGAGAAAAACTAAAGATTCTTAATCCACATTTTCAGGTAGATAGTTTTCCTATTGTCGGAGAAGGCAAGTCTTATCTTAACAAAAATATTCCTATTGTTGCTCCTTTACAACAAATGCCTTCAGGGGGAATTTTTTATCTCAATCCGATTAATTTTATTAAGGATTTAACTTCAGGTTTAATTACCTTAACTATTCAACAAATAGTTACTATTAATAGAATTAAAAATAATTATGATTTTTGCGTAGCAGTTGGAGATGTTGTACCTCTTTTTTTTGCTTATTTGACAGGTAAAAAATTTGTTTCCTTTCTAGTTGCTAATTCTAGCTATTATGAAAACCATTTAAAATTACCTTTCTTAACTAAGTTGATACTAAATTCTAACCGTTGTTTAAAAATATTTACTAAAGATGAATTTACCCGTGATGATTTGAAAAAACAGGGATTTAAAAATGTTATTTGTGAAGGCTACCCCATCATGGATACTTTAGTTTCTTCAAAAAATAACTTACCAATTAATCCCCAATTACCGATGATAGCTTTATTACCCGGTAGTAGATTCCCAGAAGCATTAAATAATTTAATTTTAGAATTGAAAGTATGTGAAATTCTGGTGAAAAAATATGGCGGTAAATGGCAATTTTATACAGCTTTAGTTTCCACTATTAAGGAGAATGATTTAAGAGATTTAGCTTTACAAATAGATTGGAAATATTCTCAAGGAATTTTGAAGAAAGAAATAAACGGAACAGAAATAAATATACATCTTTACTATGATGCTTTTGCCGATATTTTATTACAATGTAATCTGGTAATAGGAATGGCTGGAACCGCTGTAGAACAAGCTGTGGGCTTAGGTAAACCTGTAGTACAAATTCCCGGAGAAGGTCCTCAATTTACTTATCGCTTTGCTGAGGCGCAAATGAGGTTACTTGGTTTAAATGTGATTACCGTGGAAGATAATAAAGATATAGAGAAAAAATGTGAGCAAGGGGCAGATAAAATTAAAGAAATATTACAAAATTCCAATTTTTTAGAGAAATGTGTTAAAAATGGCAAAGAAAGAATAGGCGATCGAGGTGCATCTTTAAAAATGGCACATCATATAGAACAATTAGTATCAGTAAATTAA
- a CDS encoding bacteriohemerythrin encodes MSLIFAQWNPEYYTGNKKVDEEHRQLFEIVNELHDAMKKGHGKDVLQQTLDKLIKYTIQHFTDEEMFMLSKRYPRYQEHKKIHQELTQKVKELRNKFIAGNVNINIELLHFLNQWLAHHIKGEDFKLFKYIREQEELKSKSLIN; translated from the coding sequence ATGAGCTTAATATTTGCCCAATGGAATCCAGAATATTATACAGGAAATAAAAAAGTAGATGAAGAACATCGGCAATTATTTGAAATAGTAAATGAATTACATGATGCCATGAAGAAAGGTCATGGTAAGGATGTTTTACAACAGACTTTAGATAAACTAATTAAATATACTATTCAGCATTTTACTGATGAAGAAATGTTTATGTTATCTAAGCGCTATCCACGTTATCAAGAACATAAAAAAATTCATCAAGAATTAACCCAAAAAGTTAAAGAATTAAGAAATAAATTCATAGCAGGAAATGTCAATATAAATATTGAGTTATTACATTTTCTGAATCAATGGTTGGCACACCACATTAAGGGAGAAGATTTCAAGTTATTTAAGTATATTAGAGAACAAGAAGAGTTAAAATCAAAATCATTGATTAATTAA
- a CDS encoding DUF4346 domain-containing protein has translation MSTTLSSSLTELDNQLSNRHIDLDPQGYFIIYLNKDAGLICADHYTNAINDQGLAVDPDTGEVIACKGGKVRKPTTTFTGRTAKEICVKLLEENANPPVSMLDHAAYLGREFMRAEYALQTGKEYIQD, from the coding sequence ATGAGTACAACCTTATCTTCATCTTTAACAGAATTAGACAATCAACTCTCTAACAGACACATCGACTTAGACCCTCAAGGATACTTTATCATTTATTTAAACAAGGATGCTGGATTAATCTGTGCTGACCACTACACAAATGCTATCAATGATCAAGGATTAGCAGTTGATCCAGATACAGGAGAAGTGATAGCCTGTAAGGGAGGAAAAGTAAGAAAGCCCACCACAACTTTTACGGGAAGAACAGCGAAAGAGATTTGCGTTAAGTTATTAGAAGAAAATGCCAATCCTCCTGTTAGTATGTTAGACCATGCCGCCTATCTGGGCAGGGAATTTATGAGGGCAGAATACGCACTGCAAACTGGAAAAGAATATATCCAAGATTAA
- a CDS encoding allophycocyanin subunit alpha-B, with translation MSIVSQVILKADDELRYPSSGELQGIKSFLETGLLRVKIAETLSENEKKIVEKASQELFKKRPDFRAPGGNAAGQKQYNQCIRDFGWYLRLATYGVLAGDKEPIEKIGLIGAKEMYNSLGVPLPGMVESIRCLKTAALALLSKEEAEETAPYFDYMIQYMS, from the coding sequence ATGAGCATAGTTAGTCAAGTTATTCTCAAAGCAGATGATGAACTGCGTTATCCTAGTAGCGGTGAGTTACAAGGGATAAAATCCTTTTTAGAGACAGGTTTACTCAGAGTTAAAATAGCTGAAACCTTATCAGAAAATGAGAAAAAAATTGTGGAAAAAGCCAGTCAGGAATTATTTAAAAAACGTCCTGATTTTCGTGCTCCCGGCGGTAATGCGGCTGGACAAAAACAATATAATCAGTGTATAAGAGATTTCGGTTGGTATTTACGTTTAGCAACCTATGGAGTTTTGGCAGGAGACAAAGAACCTATTGAGAAAATTGGCTTAATTGGTGCAAAAGAAATGTATAATTCTCTCGGTGTGCCTTTACCCGGAATGGTTGAATCTATTCGTTGTTTGAAAACCGCCGCTTTAGCCTTATTATCCAAAGAAGAAGCAGAAGAAACAGCCCCTTATTTTGACTATATGATTCAGTATATGTCTTAA
- a CDS encoding serine/threonine protein kinase: MSLGKKEDRILGDRYQLIELVGSGAMGQVYRAEDKVLGGVTVAVKFLSQTLLNEKMRQRFEREATISALLGEKSIHIIRVRDYGIDENEVPYYVMEFLEGQSLSDLIKFQPLELKRFLHITRQICVGMEAAHSGITLHGDLCQVVHRDIKPSNVLVMPDPTVGELVKILDFGIARLVQENATQTHSFMGTLAYCSPEQMEGKKLDNRSDIYSLGVMLYEMLTLEMPILPETSSFGAWYKAHHDFEPRPFEAHLPIPSDLKNIIMKCMAKSRDNRPQTVAEILKVIQNVEIDQRDSGAKKTSYSGQPTIVADIPKQEEKTTIAHPHSQDDATQVSSPSRKTITDLTWPKNKPLQKIVFPRIVNTETETYPSLWVMLDKQDILNRIVSIRYNQFLFLSSPHPMILWITVIYNPTYGARWLPCYLDLKNETSKQVVASLAGTGSYKILFFALEEPRKCQHSMVSTIASNQCKIMQEWIKNSTHYNSTGDARVSKKRLKDEFERLKPKILSKLSESYK, from the coding sequence ATGAGTTTAGGGAAAAAAGAAGACCGTATATTAGGCGATCGTTATCAACTGATAGAGTTAGTCGGGTCTGGTGCAATGGGACAAGTATATCGTGCCGAGGATAAAGTCTTGGGTGGTGTCACCGTTGCCGTCAAATTTCTTTCTCAAACTCTCCTGAATGAAAAAATGAGACAACGTTTTGAAAGGGAAGCGACTATCAGCGCTTTATTGGGAGAAAAAAGTATTCATATTATCCGAGTCAGAGATTATGGAATTGACGAAAACGAAGTACCTTACTACGTAATGGAATTTCTGGAAGGACAAAGTTTAAGTGATTTAATCAAATTTCAACCCTTAGAACTCAAAAGATTTTTACACATCACCCGTCAAATTTGTGTCGGTATGGAAGCCGCCCATAGTGGGATTACCTTACATGGGGATTTATGTCAGGTTGTCCATAGAGATATAAAACCTAGTAATGTTTTGGTAATGCCTGATCCTACCGTTGGTGAGTTAGTGAAAATTCTTGATTTTGGTATTGCCAGATTAGTACAAGAAAATGCCACTCAAACTCATTCTTTTATGGGAACTTTAGCTTATTGTTCTCCTGAACAAATGGAAGGAAAAAAGCTAGATAATCGCTCTGACATTTATAGTTTAGGGGTAATGCTGTATGAAATGCTAACCTTAGAGATGCCGATTCTGCCCGAAACTTCCTCTTTTGGAGCATGGTATAAAGCTCATCATGATTTCGAACCTCGCCCCTTTGAAGCTCATTTACCCATACCTTCGGATTTAAAAAACATCATTATGAAGTGTATGGCAAAATCACGGGATAATCGCCCTCAAACAGTGGCAGAGATATTAAAAGTTATTCAAAATGTAGAGATAGATCAACGTGATTCTGGGGCAAAGAAAACAAGTTACTCAGGACAACCGACAATTGTTGCAGATATACCAAAACAAGAAGAAAAAACTACGATCGCACATCCCCATTCTCAAGATGATGCCACCCAAGTATCATCTCCATCAAGAAAAACCATTACTGATTTAACTTGGCCAAAAAATAAACCTCTACAAAAAATCGTTTTTCCCCGCATAGTTAATACCGAAACGGAGACTTATCCCAGTCTATGGGTTATGTTGGACAAGCAAGATATTCTCAACCGTATAGTTAGTATTCGTTATAATCAATTTCTATTTTTAAGCTCTCCCCATCCGATGATATTATGGATTACTGTCATTTATAATCCTACTTATGGTGCGAGATGGCTACCCTGTTATTTAGACTTAAAAAATGAGACGTCAAAACAAGTAGTTGCCTCTTTAGCTGGTACAGGCAGTTATAAAATTCTCTTTTTTGCTTTAGAAGAACCCCGAAAATGTCAACATAGTATGGTTTCAACCATTGCCTCCAATCAATGTAAAATCATGCAAGAATGGATCAAAAATAGTACACACTATAACAGTACAGGAGATGCAAGAGTTAGTAAAAAAAGATTAAAAGATGAATTTGAACGTCTAAAACCAAAAATTTTAAGTAAGTTATCAGAAAGCTATAAGTAA
- a CDS encoding aldo/keto reductase has translation MQYRRFGRTELQMPVFSCGGMRYQYKWQDLPFIEIPQDNQRNLEATIRKSLEVGINHIETARFYGSSEMQLGKILPTLPREKLIVQTKVPPEEDSKKFLATFEKSLSYLQLDYVDLLGIHGINTPELLEYTIRPGGCLDIARKLQAQGKVRYIGFSTHGATDLIIKTIETNQFDYVNLHWYWIYQKNWDAITSATRHDMGVFIISPSNKGGMLYQPSQKLVDLCQPLSPIIFNNLFCLSHPQIHTLSVGADKPSDFDEHLKTLPLLSQAEELLPPIIERLENEAKRVLGEEWLNTWEKGLPNYEDTPGNINIPMILWLRNLALAYDLVEYGKMRYNLLGNGGHWFPGQKADKLADFDLTNCLKNSPHRDKIPEFLAQTESLLGGQEVKRLSQTN, from the coding sequence ATGCAATATCGTCGATTTGGTAGAACAGAATTACAAATGCCCGTATTTTCTTGTGGTGGAATGCGTTATCAATATAAATGGCAAGATTTACCCTTTATAGAAATTCCTCAAGATAATCAAAGAAATTTAGAAGCTACCATTCGCAAAAGTTTGGAAGTGGGTATTAATCACATTGAAACTGCGAGGTTTTATGGTTCTTCAGAAATGCAATTGGGTAAAATTTTACCGACTTTGCCAAGGGAAAAGTTAATTGTACAAACAAAAGTTCCTCCAGAAGAAGATAGTAAAAAATTTCTCGCCACTTTTGAAAAGTCTTTAAGTTATTTACAATTAGATTACGTTGACTTATTAGGCATTCACGGTATTAACACCCCTGAGTTGTTGGAATACACTATTCGCCCCGGAGGATGTTTAGATATTGCTAGGAAACTACAGGCACAGGGAAAAGTTAGGTATATTGGCTTTTCTACCCATGGAGCTACGGATTTAATTATTAAGACCATTGAAACTAATCAATTTGACTACGTTAACTTACATTGGTACTGGATTTATCAAAAAAATTGGGATGCGATCACATCTGCAACTCGTCATGATATGGGTGTATTTATAATTAGTCCTTCTAATAAAGGGGGAATGCTATATCAACCGTCACAAAAATTAGTAGATTTATGTCAGCCTTTAAGTCCTATCATTTTTAACAATCTTTTCTGCTTATCCCATCCACAAATCCATACTCTTAGTGTGGGTGCAGATAAACCTAGTGATTTTGATGAACATTTGAAAACTCTACCTCTATTATCTCAAGCCGAGGAATTGTTACCTCCAATTATTGAGCGTTTAGAAAATGAAGCCAAACGAGTTTTAGGGGAAGAATGGCTAAACACATGGGAGAAAGGTTTGCCGAATTATGAAGATACACCGGGTAATATCAATATTCCAATGATTTTATGGCTACGTAATTTAGCTCTTGCTTATGATTTAGTGGAATACGGCAAAATGCGTTATAACCTTTTGGGTAATGGTGGGCATTGGTTTCCGGGGCAAAAAGCGGATAAATTAGCGGATTTCGATTTAACTAATTGTTTAAAAAATAGTCCTCACCGAGATAAAATTCCTGAATTTTTAGCACAAACCGAATCGTTACTTGGAGGGCAAGAAGTTAAAAGATTATCTCAAACCAATTAG
- the rsmG gene encoding 16S rRNA (guanine(527)-N(7))-methyltransferase RsmG yields the protein MEEKQILPHHLELWQKTLNWTPSSSVLEKWQELYNQILIKNKYLNLTRITTVEEFWEKNLWDSLAPIIDYDLKNKKVIDIGTGGGFPGLACAIAFPESEFILMDSIAKKVNFIDETKQILNIENVITLINRAEIIGQDINHRNKYDFALIRAVAEISVCLEYTLPLLKQGGIAILYRGNIEQKEQEKIAKVAYKLGGELIEITNKNTPVNNYTRNNVYIKKITNTPKKYPREVGKPTKNPL from the coding sequence ATGGAAGAAAAACAAATACTACCCCATCATTTAGAATTATGGCAAAAAACTCTTAATTGGACTCCTTCTTCTTCAGTATTAGAAAAATGGCAAGAATTATATAATCAAATTTTGATCAAGAATAAATACTTGAATTTAACTCGTATTACTACTGTGGAAGAATTTTGGGAAAAAAATTTATGGGACTCTTTAGCTCCAATTATTGATTATGATTTAAAGAATAAAAAAGTCATTGATATTGGTACTGGTGGCGGTTTCCCCGGATTAGCTTGTGCGATCGCATTTCCTGAATCTGAATTTATCTTAATGGATTCGATCGCCAAAAAAGTTAATTTTATTGATGAAACAAAACAAATATTAAATATAGAAAATGTTATTACTTTAATTAATAGAGCAGAAATAATTGGACAAGATATAAACCATAGAAACAAGTATGATTTTGCCCTAATAAGAGCCGTTGCGGAAATATCTGTTTGCTTAGAATATACTTTACCATTATTAAAACAAGGTGGAATTGCGATTTTATATAGAGGAAATATTGAACAAAAAGAACAAGAAAAAATCGCAAAAGTTGCCTATAAATTAGGAGGAGAATTAATCGAAATTACCAACAAAAATACTCCTGTTAATAACTACACCCGTAATAATGTTTATATCAAAAAAATAACCAATACCCCGAAAAAATATCCTCGTGAAGTAGGAAAACCCACCAAAAACCCATTATGA
- a CDS encoding S-methyl-5'-thioadenosine phosphorylase: MEAIKIGIIGGSGLYKMEALQNIEEITIETPFGKTSDNLITGTLDGEKVVFLPRHGRNHHLLPSELPFQANIYALKQLGVEYIISASAVGSLQKEIKPLDLVIPDQFIDRTKNRPATFFGEGIVAHVAFGHPTCPQLGKILAKAITNLNLEDIELHEGGTYICMEGPAFSTIAESNLYRSWGASIIGMTNLTEAKLAREAEIAYATLALVTDYDCWNPEHDHVTVETVIQNLHQNAVNAQKVIRETVKLIAENPFVSKAHSALKDAIITPLNNAPEATKEKLSLLLKKYL; encoded by the coding sequence ATGGAAGCGATTAAAATAGGCATTATTGGGGGCAGTGGTTTATATAAGATGGAAGCCCTACAAAACATCGAGGAAATAACCATTGAAACTCCCTTTGGTAAAACTTCCGATAATCTCATTACAGGCACACTAGATGGTGAAAAAGTGGTATTTTTACCCCGTCACGGTAGAAATCATCATCTTTTACCCTCAGAATTGCCTTTTCAAGCTAACATTTATGCTCTTAAACAGTTAGGAGTAGAGTATATTATTTCCGCTTCTGCGGTGGGTTCACTACAAAAAGAAATTAAACCCTTAGATTTAGTTATACCAGATCAATTTATCGATCGCACCAAAAATCGTCCTGCCACTTTTTTCGGAGAAGGAATTGTTGCTCATGTTGCCTTTGGGCATCCCACCTGCCCACAACTAGGAAAAATTTTAGCCAAAGCTATCACTAATCTTAACTTAGAAGATATTGAATTACATGAGGGCGGAACATATATTTGTATGGAAGGTCCCGCATTTTCTACCATTGCTGAATCTAACTTGTATCGTAGTTGGGGAGCAAGTATCATTGGCATGACAAATTTAACCGAAGCAAAATTAGCCAGAGAAGCTGAAATTGCTTACGCTACCCTCGCACTCGTCACAGATTACGACTGCTGGAATCCTGAACATGATCATGTCACCGTTGAAACAGTTATTCAAAATCTACATCAAAACGCTGTCAATGCCCAAAAAGTGATTAGGGAAACAGTGAAACTCATCGCAGAAAATCCCTTTGTTAGTAAAGCCCATTCAGCCTTAAAGGATGCTATTATTACTCCCTTAAATAACGCCCCAGAAGCTACTAAGGAAAAGCTATCTTTATTGTTGAAAAAATATCTTTAA
- a CDS encoding DUF7682 family zinc-binding protein: MSRRKKKFACGHSGYGKVCHRCEQKHSFREQKRREKNAWQETFCNDPIDLSSLPKNVVLKARQIIKHIQNQTCYTNFRGKRLRHDRFIISIPVTRNYRLICRDYGSFVAPEAVVSHEDYNVCKPGR, from the coding sequence ATGTCGAGAAGAAAGAAAAAATTTGCCTGTGGTCATAGCGGTTACGGTAAAGTTTGTCATAGATGTGAACAAAAACATTCTTTTAGGGAACAAAAAAGAAGAGAAAAAAATGCTTGGCAGGAGACTTTTTGTAATGATCCTATCGATTTAAGTTCGTTGCCTAAAAATGTAGTACTAAAGGCTCGACAGATAATAAAACATATTCAAAATCAAACTTGCTATACGAATTTTAGGGGAAAAAGACTGAGACACGATCGCTTCATTATCAGTATTCCCGTCACGAGAAATTATCGCCTTATTTGTAGGGATTATGGTAGTTTTGTCGCTCCAGAGGCTGTAGTTTCCCATGAAGATTATAATGTTTGTAAACCCGGGAGATGA
- a CDS encoding choice-of-anchor Q domain-containing protein: protein MNPEDFSAQVTLNVTTTEDQNDGSAANGLSLRDAIIQANADPRREYIINVPNGTYNLTITEDGSLDISSSISIIGAGAGNTIISASFLGDRIFNVSGTGNLSIANFTLQDANVGTDSIIDEEGNAGTIAVDGGAINVESAGKATLNNMIIAQNRTNGKGGGIANNGILEVNDSVVLVNLSVDSGGGIYNGEGGRAIINRSTIAFNSTSNTINEETLLGGGGIFNDAGGEMTIINSTISNNTSLIGGGLWVQGEQTTIINSTIARNSGSTGAGIFSGNPQDGTATVNTILRNSIVAENTNSEDIDGNFNLQSSYNLIGTSARGTLVNSQNNNQVGTVIQPIDPRLGDLPGEFTTTDGASKILVHPIEAGSPAINAGNNAVTRIRDLSNYFGNTDQRGELRINDGVVDLGSYEFNEDSGINSETINPGLTNPIIRFQNTQVQGTYLFVGEAEAQNVRTNHPIFREEGEAFRVAFNPEDDLITIYRFQNQNQPGTYLYVGEQERQSVLQNYSNTFVEEGIAFYVYGADANKGTDIFRLQNLDVPGTYIYVKEQEKNNILANFDNFRLEGVAFEVA, encoded by the coding sequence ATGAATCCAGAAGATTTTTCCGCTCAGGTAACATTAAACGTCACAACTACCGAGGATCAAAATGATGGTAGTGCCGCCAATGGTTTATCCTTAAGGGATGCTATTATTCAGGCGAATGCAGATCCACGACGAGAATACATCATTAACGTTCCTAATGGCACTTATAATTTAACTATTACTGAAGATGGTTCTCTTGATATTAGTAGTAGTATTTCTATCATTGGTGCTGGTGCGGGAAACACAATCATTTCTGCTAGTTTTTTAGGCGATCGCATATTTAATGTTTCAGGCACAGGCAACCTCAGTATTGCGAATTTCACCCTCCAAGATGCCAACGTCGGCACAGATAGCATTATTGACGAAGAAGGAAACGCAGGTACAATAGCCGTTGATGGTGGTGCGATCAATGTTGAATCAGCAGGAAAAGCCACCTTAAATAACATGATTATCGCTCAAAACCGCACTAACGGTAAAGGTGGAGGCATTGCCAATAACGGTATTTTAGAAGTGAATGATTCCGTTGTTTTAGTCAACCTTTCTGTGGACAGTGGCGGAGGCATTTATAACGGTGAAGGAGGAAGGGCGATAATTAACCGCAGTACCATTGCCTTTAACTCTACCAGTAACACTATCAATGAAGAAACCCTTTTAGGAGGAGGAGGAATTTTTAATGATGCTGGTGGGGAAATGACCATTATTAATAGTACCATTTCCAATAATACCAGTTTGATTGGTGGAGGTCTTTGGGTTCAGGGAGAGCAAACCACAATTATCAATAGTACGATCGCACGTAATAGCGGTTCTACAGGTGCTGGTATCTTTTCAGGTAATCCCCAAGACGGAACTGCCACAGTGAATACCATCCTCCGTAATAGTATTGTTGCGGAAAATACAAACAGTGAAGACATAGATGGTAATTTTAATCTTCAAAGTTCCTATAACTTAATTGGTACATCAGCACGAGGAACTCTTGTTAATAGTCAAAATAATAATCAGGTGGGAACAGTTATTCAACCTATAGACCCCCGACTAGGTGATTTACCGGGCGAATTTACCACCACAGACGGAGCATCAAAAATATTAGTTCACCCTATCGAAGCAGGTAGCCCAGCTATTAATGCAGGAAATAACGCCGTTACCAGAATTAGAGATTTAAGTAACTATTTCGGTAACACTGACCAAAGAGGAGAGCTTAGAATAAATGATGGTGTTGTGGATTTAGGTAGCTACGAATTTAATGAAGATTCTGGAATTAATAGCGAAACTATCAATCCCGGATTGACTAACCCCATTATTCGTTTTCAGAATACCCAAGTACAGGGAACTTATCTTTTTGTCGGAGAAGCAGAAGCTCAAAATGTGAGAACAAATCATCCTATCTTTCGAGAGGAAGGAGAAGCATTTAGGGTTGCATTTAACCCCGAAGACGACTTAATAACCATTTATCGTTTTCAGAATCAGAACCAACCCGGAACATATCTATATGTAGGGGAACAAGAAAGACAAAGCGTTTTACAAAACTACTCTAATACTTTTGTAGAAGAAGGAATCGCATTTTATGTCTATGGTGCAGATGCCAATAAAGGAACAGATATTTTCCGCTTACAAAATTTAGATGTACCCGGAACTTATATTTATGTAAAAGAACAAGAAAAGAATAATATACTGGCTAATTTTGATAATTTCCGTTTAGAAGGAGTTGCTTTTGAAGTAGCTTAA